One genomic segment of Paenibacillus xylanexedens includes these proteins:
- a CDS encoding SDR family NAD(P)-dependent oxidoreductase, giving the protein MGSKRTEIAVVGMACRFPGAGGYDSFWENLIQGRNSISEIPPERWDLEKFYSSNSNDTGKTSSKWCGLVEGAYDFDHSFFNISPREAASMDPQQRLLLEDTWHCIEDSGISLSELQQKVTAVYTGVMTAGYLQQMEASQADSYACLGNYESLLANRISYAFNLSGMSLPINAACASSLVAIHEARRALILEECDYALASAVNLNLDPLKYVSFSQSRMLSPTGQCKTFDQSADGYVPGDGVAVLLLQRLEEAIEQGNTVYGIIKGSAVNHTGKSLSITAPRMEAQRDVILAAWKAADIDPRTITYVEAHGTGTSLGDPIEVEALTQAFRHYSPDRSFCKIGSVKTNIGHLESAAGIAGLIKVMMMMKHRKIPASLHVKTLNPMIPFSRTPLEVAREQETWHSREQGQPLRAGISSFGFGGVNAHIVVEHHEPAAKPSVPSKLSVQQDSREPSRLFLLSAKSEASLQQHVADWQQWFDRHSNAEDTLRAISLSLLKGREHFKYRFGGWAHTREELRTLLNSDCYGSPPIGASARYLNIQSPTWEGYAQLKCSGHTSQLLLRKAERQIEAALKANGMREEWEDLMAGYYQDTWHEDRRELYCFIAGYVHAASLIQLGFAPRWIQGTGIGMLIAWVIGGHISVEDMISVLFKQKRAEDVGLCSPIWPVMQEGSSSPIMPFAFDDSYVHDLIQSVRIVEEQAYDGFRDELMDRAHRLYTHQYTFRNYINEWNDEWQESTGTTMPWQLQPTSESSSTSESFRSTSAVLCIAVMDALRRVKRKWQLQVSEESDIPAVQELLDLLADQVITRRDIMEMLLNETGEHHELSRITAQLNQNSGLMLPERAYTLIRQHQQRTGGMHNALQFLHDFLQPGSENEKDRNLPLPHSEKATDWMKQAGQEAEEVSLELPFHENVLRLWLSGMELDMRQLAEEGPYQKIRLPRYAFQRKTFRWSANLGRKAKDSFQEKKSKKEYDRLHPMLHRNLSANQDTRFRSDFTGHEFFLNDHRVRGQRVLPGVAYLEMARMALHSVNESPSSSFAAFQIKNAAWTSPIFVDEHPIEVSVQLHYEDAERGILRYEISEVGSEAPDRLSCGTGLVALNSLAPVDRLNISSLIATMREESLLDHETIYDRLREQGLEYGPGHQPIKRMYISSGQALAHLNIPSHIEHTLGDYALHPSMMDGALQTAMLLLDDNAAPQDQEKGTKLPFYMEEMDCLLPCTPEMWVHVRFSDGCPIGGNVAKLDMDLIDAGGTVCVRIRNYMCRSIPGEKRQQHVMQDAERVTITRDLHEDFPPGTELLAPVWSVLPSEKDSRISLESLRTALIVAETVEMSGYLDEVRQQYPGASLILLRPGETVEQMAQELENCGQFDHLVWVSGLGDAEGKAASAITQSQEEGVIIVFSLVKSLLQLGYDRSPLQWTVVTFSAIAIHAQDEVHPLHASIHGFLGSLAKEYKNWTFRVVDLDFADRSLPALSDMPTVPENTWSNLTVYRAKQWHRCELLPVKLPSIQQSAYRRGGVYVVIGGAGGLGKVWSEYMISRYNAQIIWIGRTPLNPEIIKEQERLALTGPAPEYISADAGSPEALHEAYRLIKQRHGTIHGVIHAAIALRDSSVMKMDLPQFNEGLYAKVNVCAGMIEVFEKESLDFMLFFSSINAFATPAGQSNYTAGCTFKDSFAQWLHRYLHYPVKTMNWGYWGSTGTVASPAYRERMTKQGIGSIEPPEAMAALELLLASSLPQLGLVKIIGEAKPYAISEQEFMTVY; this is encoded by the coding sequence ATGGGAAGCAAAAGGACGGAAATTGCCGTTGTGGGTATGGCCTGCCGTTTCCCGGGAGCCGGCGGATATGATTCATTTTGGGAAAACCTGATTCAAGGCCGCAATTCCATCTCCGAGATTCCCCCGGAACGCTGGGACTTGGAGAAGTTTTATTCGTCAAACTCGAATGACACAGGCAAAACCTCAAGCAAATGGTGCGGGTTGGTCGAAGGAGCATATGATTTTGACCACAGCTTTTTTAACATTTCCCCGCGCGAGGCTGCGAGCATGGACCCACAGCAGCGTTTGCTCCTCGAAGATACGTGGCATTGCATCGAGGATTCGGGCATTTCTCTGTCAGAGCTTCAGCAGAAGGTGACAGCTGTTTATACTGGCGTGATGACAGCGGGTTATTTGCAGCAAATGGAAGCCTCACAGGCGGACAGTTATGCCTGTCTTGGCAATTATGAGAGCTTGCTTGCGAACCGGATATCTTATGCGTTTAATTTGAGTGGCATGAGCCTGCCGATTAATGCGGCCTGCGCTTCCTCACTTGTGGCTATTCACGAGGCGAGACGTGCCCTGATTCTGGAAGAATGTGATTATGCCTTGGCTTCTGCCGTGAATTTGAATCTCGACCCGCTCAAATATGTTTCCTTTTCCCAATCCAGAATGTTAAGCCCAACAGGGCAGTGCAAAACATTTGACCAGAGCGCGGACGGATACGTTCCGGGAGATGGGGTTGCTGTATTACTTCTACAACGATTGGAGGAAGCCATTGAGCAAGGAAATACGGTTTATGGCATCATTAAAGGCTCTGCTGTCAACCACACGGGGAAAAGTTTGTCCATTACGGCACCTCGCATGGAGGCACAACGTGATGTCATTTTGGCTGCGTGGAAGGCTGCGGATATCGATCCTCGCACCATTACCTATGTCGAAGCACACGGGACTGGTACCTCGCTGGGAGACCCGATTGAGGTCGAGGCGTTAACCCAGGCATTTCGGCACTATTCTCCGGATCGGTCATTCTGTAAGATCGGATCGGTTAAAACGAACATCGGTCATCTGGAGAGTGCGGCGGGCATAGCTGGTCTTATTAAAGTGATGATGATGATGAAACATCGGAAAATCCCGGCCTCTCTTCATGTGAAGACGCTGAATCCGATGATTCCTTTTTCGCGTACCCCGCTGGAGGTTGCACGAGAACAAGAGACTTGGCACAGTCGGGAGCAGGGACAACCTTTGCGCGCAGGGATCAGTTCATTCGGTTTCGGAGGTGTAAACGCCCACATTGTGGTCGAACACCACGAACCTGCTGCTAAACCCTCTGTTCCCTCCAAACTATCTGTTCAGCAGGATTCCAGAGAGCCCTCCCGATTATTTCTGCTGTCTGCCAAATCGGAAGCGAGCTTGCAGCAGCATGTCGCAGATTGGCAGCAGTGGTTCGACAGGCATTCTAATGCGGAAGATACACTACGGGCTATCAGCCTGTCGCTGCTTAAAGGCAGAGAGCATTTCAAATATCGGTTTGGCGGATGGGCTCATACCCGGGAAGAGCTCAGGACATTGCTGAATTCCGACTGTTACGGTAGCCCGCCAATTGGAGCATCCGCAAGGTATCTGAACATTCAGAGTCCCACGTGGGAGGGATACGCCCAATTGAAATGCTCTGGACATACGTCTCAGTTATTACTGCGTAAGGCAGAAAGGCAAATCGAGGCAGCATTAAAAGCAAACGGCATGAGGGAAGAATGGGAAGACTTGATGGCAGGATACTATCAGGATACGTGGCATGAAGATCGGCGAGAGCTGTATTGTTTTATAGCCGGATATGTTCATGCTGCTTCCTTGATTCAACTGGGATTTGCCCCTCGGTGGATTCAGGGAACGGGGATTGGCATGCTGATTGCATGGGTCATTGGAGGTCACATTTCTGTTGAAGATATGATCTCCGTTCTGTTCAAACAGAAGCGTGCCGAAGACGTGGGACTGTGCAGCCCCATATGGCCTGTCATGCAAGAGGGAAGCTCATCCCCAATCATGCCCTTTGCTTTTGATGATTCCTATGTACATGATTTGATTCAATCTGTACGGATCGTGGAGGAACAGGCTTACGACGGGTTCCGAGACGAATTGATGGATCGTGCGCATCGGTTATACACCCATCAGTATACGTTCAGGAACTACATAAATGAATGGAATGACGAATGGCAGGAGAGCACGGGAACAACCATGCCATGGCAGTTGCAACCAACGTCTGAAAGCAGCAGTACAAGCGAATCTTTCCGTTCCACGTCGGCTGTGCTATGCATTGCAGTCATGGATGCACTGCGCAGGGTGAAACGAAAGTGGCAGCTTCAGGTATCTGAAGAGTCAGACATTCCGGCTGTACAGGAACTGCTTGATCTTCTGGCCGATCAGGTTATTACCCGGAGAGACATTATGGAGATGTTGTTAAACGAGACAGGGGAACATCATGAACTTTCACGGATCACAGCGCAGTTAAACCAGAATTCCGGACTCATGCTGCCAGAACGCGCGTACACACTCATTCGTCAGCATCAACAGCGGACAGGTGGGATGCACAACGCACTCCAATTTCTACATGACTTCCTTCAACCCGGTAGTGAAAATGAAAAGGATCGCAACCTACCTCTGCCTCATTCAGAAAAAGCCACAGACTGGATGAAGCAGGCCGGACAAGAAGCAGAGGAAGTGAGCTTGGAATTACCATTTCACGAAAATGTACTACGATTATGGCTGTCCGGCATGGAGCTCGATATGCGTCAACTTGCGGAAGAGGGGCCTTATCAGAAAATACGATTGCCACGTTATGCATTTCAAAGAAAAACATTCCGTTGGTCTGCCAACTTGGGTAGAAAAGCGAAGGATTCCTTCCAAGAAAAGAAAAGCAAAAAAGAATATGATCGGCTTCATCCAATGCTTCACCGCAATCTTTCGGCTAATCAGGACACAAGATTCCGTTCGGACTTTACAGGGCATGAATTTTTTCTCAACGATCATCGAGTTCGGGGGCAACGGGTACTTCCAGGTGTGGCTTATCTGGAGATGGCCCGCATGGCTTTGCACAGTGTAAACGAATCGCCCTCTTCCTCCTTTGCAGCGTTCCAGATTAAGAATGCAGCCTGGACAAGTCCGATTTTCGTAGATGAACATCCGATTGAGGTATCTGTTCAACTACATTACGAAGACGCGGAACGGGGAATCCTGCGATATGAAATCAGTGAAGTAGGCAGCGAAGCCCCAGATCGTCTGAGCTGCGGCACAGGCCTCGTCGCCCTGAATTCGTTGGCCCCTGTTGATCGTCTTAATATTTCGTCTCTGATTGCGACAATGCGAGAGGAGAGTTTGTTGGATCATGAGACCATCTATGACCGCTTGCGAGAACAAGGGCTGGAGTATGGACCAGGTCATCAGCCGATTAAGCGAATGTACATCAGTTCGGGTCAGGCTCTGGCACATCTGAACATCCCTTCCCATATAGAGCATACATTGGGCGATTATGCGTTACATCCTAGCATGATGGATGGGGCCTTGCAGACAGCGATGTTATTGCTTGACGATAACGCCGCCCCTCAGGATCAAGAGAAGGGAACGAAGCTTCCTTTTTATATGGAAGAAATGGATTGTTTATTACCGTGTACACCCGAGATGTGGGTGCATGTGCGTTTCAGTGATGGTTGTCCAATCGGAGGGAACGTGGCGAAGCTGGACATGGATCTAATAGATGCCGGAGGAACCGTCTGTGTCCGGATTCGGAATTATATGTGCCGCAGCATACCGGGAGAGAAGAGGCAGCAGCACGTGATGCAGGATGCGGAGCGGGTAACGATCACCAGGGATTTGCACGAAGATTTTCCACCTGGTACAGAGTTGCTGGCTCCTGTGTGGAGTGTGCTTCCATCGGAGAAAGACAGCAGGATTTCTTTGGAGAGCCTCAGAACGGCCCTCATTGTTGCAGAGACAGTAGAGATGAGCGGATACCTTGATGAGGTTAGACAACAATATCCGGGAGCTTCGCTGATATTGCTGAGGCCTGGCGAAACTGTGGAGCAAATGGCCCAAGAACTGGAAAACTGCGGACAGTTTGACCATCTGGTGTGGGTCTCGGGGTTGGGCGACGCAGAAGGGAAGGCTGCCAGCGCGATCACTCAGAGCCAGGAAGAAGGCGTGATTATTGTATTCAGTTTGGTCAAAAGTCTATTGCAGCTAGGGTATGACAGAAGCCCTCTCCAATGGACCGTAGTTACTTTTAGTGCCATAGCCATTCATGCGCAGGATGAAGTGCATCCGCTCCATGCAAGCATACATGGCTTTCTCGGTTCTTTGGCCAAAGAATACAAAAACTGGACGTTCCGGGTAGTTGATCTGGATTTTGCAGATCGAAGTCTGCCAGCGCTGAGTGATATGCCCACTGTGCCTGAGAACACTTGGAGCAATCTGACTGTCTATCGGGCCAAACAGTGGCATCGCTGCGAATTGCTGCCTGTTAAGCTGCCTTCCATCCAGCAATCGGCTTATCGTCGCGGCGGCGTATATGTCGTTATAGGCGGTGCTGGCGGATTGGGTAAAGTATGGAGCGAGTATATGATTAGTCGTTACAACGCTCAGATCATTTGGATCGGACGAACACCGCTCAACCCCGAGATTATAAAAGAGCAGGAGAGGCTTGCTCTGACAGGCCCGGCTCCAGAATATATATCAGCAGATGCAGGCAGTCCTGAGGCTTTGCATGAGGCTTACAGGTTAATCAAACAACGCCATGGAACCATTCATGGTGTAATTCATGCTGCCATTGCACTCAGGGACAGCAGTGTAATGAAAATGGACTTGCCACAATTCAATGAAGGATTATATGCAAAAGTCAACGTATGCGCGGGAATGATCGAGGTATTTGAGAAGGAATCGCTTGATTTTATGCTGTTCTTCTCCTCCATCAATGCGTTTGCCACACCTGCCGGACAAAGCAATTATACGGCAGGGTGTACATTCAAGGACTCATTCGCCCAGTGGCTTCATCGTTATCTTCATTACCCTGTTAAAACCATGAATTGGGGGTATTGGGGAAGCACCGGAACGGTGGCTTCTCCAGCTTATCGTGAGCGGATGACCAAACAGGGCATTGGCTCGATTGAGCCTCCCGAAGCGATGGCTGCGCTGGAACTGCTTCTGGCCAGTTCACTTCCTCAACTGGGATTGGTCAAAATCATTGGTGAGGCAAAGCCATACGCGATCAGCGAGCAAGAATTCATGACAGTATATTAG